One part of the Tunicatimonas pelagia genome encodes these proteins:
- a CDS encoding NAD(P)/FAD-dependent oxidoreductase, with amino-acid sequence MSQYGLRIPDPKNKKRVVIVGGGFGGMNLLKHLDENVYQVVLFDRNNFHTFVPLLYQVATAGIEPDSIVDPLRNLLRKRIDTHFRMMKVLQVRPENQEIDTAIGPLHYDYLVIATGTDANFYGNKNIESKALKLQTLQDSLNMRSRILQNFEMATLSNDKAERDRLTNFIIVGGGPTGVELAGTIAELRKYVLPRDYPELDFGIMNIYLVHSRDYLLPYMPEKAGRQAGKFLRNMGVELVLNTKVTDYDGHVATLNDGRTLDGECLIWCAGVQGMTIPGFPEESTERSNYVVDEFSQVRGVDHVFAIGDIALQKTAEYPDGHPGVAQTAIQHGKQLAVNLKRISLKQEMKPFRYTNRGTIATIGRNKAVANFLGKIRSGGWFAWFAWWVVHIYYLVGFRNKLGTLSNWILNYFSFRHSSRLIVRPFVRRNDSQEQELFAKNIDA; translated from the coding sequence ATGAGTCAGTACGGGCTACGCATTCCTGATCCGAAAAACAAAAAAAGAGTAGTTATTGTCGGTGGCGGCTTTGGCGGCATGAACTTACTAAAGCACCTGGATGAGAACGTATATCAAGTAGTGTTATTTGATAGAAACAACTTTCACACTTTTGTACCACTGCTGTATCAGGTAGCTACTGCCGGTATTGAACCCGACTCTATTGTAGATCCTCTTCGTAATTTGCTGCGAAAACGGATTGATACACATTTCCGAATGATGAAGGTACTACAGGTGCGCCCGGAAAATCAGGAAATTGATACTGCCATTGGGCCTCTGCACTACGATTATCTGGTTATTGCCACCGGCACAGATGCCAACTTTTACGGCAACAAAAATATCGAGTCTAAAGCACTGAAGCTGCAAACACTACAGGACTCGCTAAATATGCGAAGCCGTATCTTGCAAAATTTTGAGATGGCTACGCTGTCTAACGATAAAGCTGAGCGCGACCGTCTAACCAACTTTATTATTGTGGGCGGAGGGCCTACGGGAGTAGAATTAGCTGGAACAATAGCTGAACTTCGTAAGTACGTACTACCTCGCGACTATCCTGAATTAGATTTTGGGATTATGAATATTTACCTGGTACATAGCCGCGACTACCTACTACCGTACATGCCCGAAAAGGCAGGTCGCCAAGCAGGAAAGTTTTTACGAAACATGGGAGTAGAACTTGTTCTTAATACAAAAGTTACTGACTACGACGGTCACGTGGCCACGCTCAATGATGGCCGTACACTAGACGGCGAATGCCTGATTTGGTGCGCCGGAGTACAGGGGATGACCATTCCGGGTTTTCCCGAAGAGAGTACCGAGCGAAGTAACTATGTAGTGGATGAGTTCAGTCAGGTGCGAGGTGTAGATCATGTTTTTGCTATTGGCGATATTGCCCTGCAAAAAACAGCAGAGTACCCCGACGGTCACCCGGGAGTGGCTCAAACGGCTATTCAGCATGGAAAGCAATTGGCTGTAAACCTGAAGCGAATCAGTCTTAAGCAAGAAATGAAGCCATTCCGCTACACTAATCGGGGTACTATTGCCACCATTGGGCGCAACAAAGCGGTAGCCAATTTTTTAGGCAAGATTCGTTCTGGTGGTTGGTTTGCTTGGTTTGCCTGGTGGGTAGTGCATATTTATTATCTGGTTGGGTTTCGGAACAAGCTAGGCACACTTTCTAACTGGATACTCAACTACTTCTCTTTTCGCCACAGTAGCCGCCTAATTGTTCGCCCCTTTGTACGACGAAATGATAGCCAGGAGCAAGAATTGTTTGCTAAGAATATTGACGCTTAA
- a CDS encoding response regulator — protein MQQIDCILLVDDDEITNFVNESLINDLAAAQEVLVTTSGQQALNVIKQRSRSNSCLPSLILLDMNMPGMNGLEFLQAYERLEESLRQSVIIVMLTSSNNPTDVAKIERSNLADMLNKPLTEVKLKHILKKYFS, from the coding sequence ATGCAACAGATAGATTGCATCCTGTTGGTGGATGATGATGAGATTACGAATTTTGTAAACGAGTCATTAATTAATGACTTAGCGGCAGCCCAAGAAGTGTTGGTAACTACCAGCGGACAGCAGGCACTAAATGTAATCAAACAACGCTCGCGGAGCAATAGCTGTCTTCCCAGTCTTATCTTACTAGACATGAATATGCCGGGAATGAATGGTCTTGAGTTTCTGCAAGCTTATGAGAGGCTAGAAGAAAGCCTCCGACAATCAGTGATTATTGTGATGCTGACCAGCTCAAACAACCCGACAGATGTAGCAAAGATCGAACGTTCCAATCTAGCCGATATGCTAAATAAACCGCTGACCGAGGTAAAGCTGAAACACATCCTGAAAAAATATTTTTCTTAG